The DNA region CTTTCACGAGCGCCCCGCACCCCTCAGTACTGCGCCGAGAACGCGCCGTCGGACTTCAGCAGTTGCCCGGAGATCCAGCGCCCCTCGTCCGACACGAGGAACTCCACCACCGCAGCCACGTCCGCCGGCTGCCCGAGGCGCCCGAGGGGCGTCATCCCGGCCAGACCCGTGCGCGTCTCGTCGTCCATCCAGCCGGTGTCGATGGGCCCGGGGTTCAGCACGTTCGCCGAGATCCCGCGCGGACCGAGCTCGCGCGCCGCAGAGATCACGAGGCGGTCGAGGGCGCCCTTGGATGCGCCGTATGGGAGGTTGCCGGTGACGTGGTCGCTGGTGAGCGCGAGGATCACTCCCCCATCGTCGCCGATCTGCCGCGCGAACGCGGCGATCAGCAGCAGAGTCGCCCGCGCGTTCACGGCGACGTGCAGGTCGAAGCTCTCGGCGGTCGTGTCGAGGATGCCCGACTCCACGTCGTGCGCGTGGCTCAGGATGAGGGCGGTGATCGGTCCGTGCGCGGCGGTGACCTCGGCGATCAGCGCCTCCGGTCCCTCGTGCGTCGAGAGGTCGGCCGGGTGGTCGGCATCGTGCAGGTCGCTGGTGACGACGGTCCATCCGGCGGCGCGCAGTCGAGGGACGATGCCGGCGGCGATGCTGTCGGCACGGGCGGCACCGGTGATCAGAGCGAGGGGCATGTCGCCACGCTATCGGAACCCGGAACTCCCCTCACGTCGCCAGGCACATCAGGGCGACCCCGGCGGCCAGCGCCCACGATTCGGTCGCGACCAGTCGCACGGTGCGCCCGTGATGGACGGGCTCGACGAACCAGTCCGCCACGACGGTCCACAGCACCACGCCGATCACGCCGGCGACGATCAGGACCGACAGCAGCCCCGACAGACCTCCATGACCTCCGTGCGCCCCCGCACAGGCCTCTGGAGCCTCGCCTGTCACCGCACTCTCGAACGAGCAGACGGCGAGGAGCAGGGCGATGAGCGCACGGCGGAAGCACTCGCCGGCAGCCGAGGTTCCGCGCACCCCCACCGTGCCGAGCATGGCGGAGAGCAGAAGCACGGCCCCCAGCCCCAGACCGACCATCGGGGCATCTCCGGCGAGCGCGGCCACGAGCATCGCGGCCGCCATGACCAGCACGGCCTGTCGACCCTGCCACGGCACGGCGCGCCCCGCGATCAGCGAGGCCACCGCCGCGACGACGGCCGCACCGACGAGCAACCAGGGCGCCGCCGGAACGAGATCATTCACACCCGAATCCTATTGACGCAGGAGCGCCCCAGGGCCACGTCCGACGTCCGGAATCAGCACCGCGCCCGGCGTCCGAGAACCAGGTGCGCACCGACCTCAGGGGCGCGCCACGTTCAGGCGAGTGCCGCGATCGCGTCGCGAAGGATGCCGTCGGCCTCGTCGAGGGCGGATGCCGCATCCTCGGGCGTCGCGTCGGCGGCGAGCATGAGGAGTGCGAGCTTGACCGAGCCGTCCGCCGCCTGCAGCGCCCCGGCCGCCTGATCGGTGTCGACGCCGGCGAGCTGCGACACCGTGCGGATGGAGCGGGCGTGGAGCTTCTCGTTCGTGGCCAGCAGGTCGACCATCACCCCTCGATATGTCTTGCCGAGGTTGATCATCGACAGCGTGGTGAGCATGTTGACGACGAGCTTCTGCGCGGTGCCCGACTTGAGCCGGGTGGATCCGGAGATGAACTCGGGACCGGTGACGACCTCGATCGCGATCTCGGCGGCCGCACCGATCTCGGAGTCGGCGTTCGAGGCGATCGCGACAGTGAAGGCGCCGACGCTGCGCGCGTAGGTCAGCCCTCCCACGACATAGGGGGTGCGGCCGGATGCCGAGATGCCGACCACCGTGTCGCTCTCCGAGAGTGCGAGCCTCCGCAGCGAAGCCTCCGCGGCGGTGTCGTCGTCTTCGGCGTTCTCCACGGCCGAGCGGATCGCGGTCTCTCCGCCGGCGATCAGACCGACCACCATCGAGGGATCGGTGCCGAAGGTCGGCGGGCACTCGCTCGCGTCGAGCACGCCGATACGGCCTGCCGTGCCGGCGCCGATGTAGATGAGGCGCCCCCCGCGCCGGAACCGCGCGGTGATGCCGTCGACGGCGGCCGCGATCTCCTCGGCGTGCTCGGCGACGGCCTCGGGCACCCGCCGGTCCTCGGCGTTCATGCGCCGGACGAGCTCAGCGGTGCCGAGCAGGTCGAGGTCGCCGCGCTCGGTCGTCGAGGCCTCGGTGTCGAGGCGGTCGAGCACGGAGAGGAGGGCGGCGAGGCGGGAATCGTCATTCGGCACGGTGGACGAACCTTTCGTGGGGGAGGTCGGTGCGGCGTGCGAGCAGCAGCGCACCGTCGAGGGCGTCACCGCGCGCGGGGACGACCCGACGCCCGGCAGCCTGCAGGGAGGAGGTGAGGCGCTCGCGGAACCACGAATGCGCGGTGAGTCCGCCATGGAGCACGACGTCGGCCGTGAGCGCGGACGCGGCGGACGCCGTCGCCGTGAGCAGTCGGATCCCCTCGGTGACGATCGCGCCGGCGACGACGTCGCCCGACTGCGCGGCGTCGAGGACGAGCGGGGCGAGCGTCGCGAGGCGCCGAGGGAGCGGACCGCCGACCGCGAGCCAGGACTGGATGTCGGTGACCGCGCCGACGGGCTCGGCGATGGCCTCGGTGAGCACTGTGTCCGGCACCAACCCGTCATCGGCGCGCAGCACCGCACGCAGCGCTTCGCGCCCGAGCCACGAACCGCTGCCGAAGTCGCCGAGTTCCGGCCCCCAGCCGTCGACGAGCCGTGCGTCATCGGCGTCGATGCCGAGCGCCACCGCTCCGGTGCCCGCGATGAGGAGCACTCCCCCGGCCCCGTCGAGCGCACCTGCGTGGGCGGTGACCACGTCGGAGGCGACAGCGACTGCGGCACCGGTCGCGGCGGCGAGCCGAGAGGACAGCCCCTGCGCCGCATCCGGTGCCATCCAGGCTCCCGCGGCACCGACGCCGATCCGGTCGAGTCGCTCCCCCGCCAGGAGCGGGAGGATGGCGTCGAACGCGCTGGCCACCCCGCCTGCTGCGGCCAGGCCGGGAGCGCCGACACCGTCACGTTCGATCCGGCCCTCGGCGTCGGAGACCAGGACACGACACCGCGACTTGCCGAGATCGACGGAGGCGCTCTTCTGCACGCTCATCGGCTCTCCTCGGATCGGCGGAAAAAGGCTATGAAAAGAGACTACATGCGAAGTAGACTCTGCAAAAAGAATTTTCACCGCACCGGCGGCACCGCACGATGGAGGACCGATGAGCATCCAGTCGACGATCGAAGCCGCGGCTTCCACGCTCACGCCGTCGCTCGCCCGCATCGCGCTGGTCGTCCGGGAGAACCCCTCGGTCGTGATCGACAACACGATCAACGAGCTGGCCGCGGAATGCGAGACCTCGGTCGCGTCGGTCGTGCGCTTCTGCCGCGCCATCGGCTTCAGCGGCTACGCGCCGCTGCGCATGGCCCTGGCCGCCGAGCTCGGCAAGGAGGCGGCGCAGTTCTCGGCACGCGGAGCCTACGGCTCGGAGATCTCCGACGACGACACCCTGCAGGAGGCGGTGTCGAAGGTCGCGGCTCTCGAACTGCTGGCGATCGAGGAGACCGTCGCCCGTCTCGACTTCGCCGTGCTCGAAGCCGCGGTCGATGCGCTCGACCGCGCCGACCGCATCCTCCTCTACGGGCTCGGCGCCAGTCGGTTCGTGGCCGAAGACCTCACCCACAAACTCCTGCGCGTCGGTCGGAACGCGCACATGCCGGCAGACCCGCACGAAGCCGTGGCCGTCTCGGTGCTGCCCACCGCTCTGACCGTCGCGATCGGCTTCTCCCATTCGGGGTCCACGCTCGAGACGGTGCGCTTCCTGGAGACCGCACGCGCCAGCGGTGCCGCCACGATTGCTGTCACCTCGGCCAAGGATTCTGCCCTCGCGCGTGCGGCCGATCACCCGCTCTTCACCGAGGTGCGCGAATCGACCTTCCGCGCCGGCGCCATGGTGAGCCGCATCGCCCAGCTCACGCTCGTGGACTGCCTGTTCATCGGCGTCGCGAAGCGTCGATACACCGAGACCGTCGATGCTCTGCAGCGCACGGGCCAGGCCACCCGCGCCCTCCGCGGCTGAGGAAAGCGGCGGACGGACCACGCCGGTGCCGAACGCGAGCGAGCCGCCCCGACCCGAAGGTCAGGACGGCTCGCCGTTCCACGACGGTGAGCGTCGTGAAGAGGGTGCGTCTTACTGGTACGACTTCACGATCTCGAGGAGGCTCGGGACGTTGGCGTAGGCCTCTGCCGCGTTCTCCTTCGTGACGATGATCGGGTCGAGCAGGTAGGCCGGAACGACCTTCACGCCGTTGTCGTACTGCTCGGTGTCGTTGACGTCGACCTTCTCACCCTTCTGCAGCTGGCCGACCATCTTGATCGACTGCTCGACGAGGAGCGTGGTGTCCTTGTTGATCGTGGAGTACTGCACACCCTCCATGATCGACTTGACCGACTCGACCTCGGAGTCCTGACCCGTGACCACCGGGACCGGCTTGCCCGCACCCTGCACCGAGGTGATGATGGCGCGAGCGAGGGTGTCGTTCGGGGACAGGACGCCGTCCAGCGTCTCGGAGCTGTACGTCGACGTCAGGATCGAGTCCATGCGGCGCTGAGCGTTCTCCGCCTTCCAGCCCTCGGTCGCCGTCTGGGCGATCTCGGTCTGACCGGACACGACCTTCAGCGTGCCGTCGTCGATCTTCGGCTGGAGCACGTCCATCGCACCGTTGAAGAACACGGCCGAGTTCGCGTCATCGGGCGAGCCCGAGAACAGCTCGATGTTGTACGGAGCTTCATGACCCGCGCGCTCGGCGAGCCCGTCGAGCAGAGCCTGACCCTGCAGCTGACCGACCTTGAAGTTGTCGAACGCGACGTAGTAGTCGACGGCTTCGGTGTTCTCGATCAGACGGTCGTAGGCGATGACGGTGACGCCGGCGTCACGGGCGGCCTCGACCTGGGTGGCGAGCTGCTTGCCGTCCTTCGCACCGATGATGATGACCTTGGCGCCACCGGTGACCATCGCCTGGATCTGGTTCTGCTGCTCGGCGACCGTGTTGCTGGCCGGCGCGTACTGCACGTCAGCCTTGAACCCGGCCTTCTCCAGGCCGTCCGTGAACAGCTGACCGGCGAGGACCCAGTTCTCCGAGGTCTTGTCCGGAAGGGCGACGCCGATCGTGGCATCGGCGGCGAAGCCCTTGGCCTCGTCTCCCGATCCGGAACCGGTGTCACCGCCGCGCTCCGAGGAGCAGCCGGTGAGGGCGAAGGCGCCCGCGACGACAAGCGCTGTCGCCGACAGAAGAATCTTCTTCATGTGATCTCTTTCTCTGGTGTGTGAAGGTCCAGGTGCGCGTGCGGTACGCGCCTGGGCCCCTACTATCCGCGCGTCTCTTCGACGGCGGGGGCTTCGTACTTCTGGCTCGTGGGGTAGTTCGTCTTGGTCGGATCGAACGTGTCGGTCGCCGGGTCCTGCTTGCGGCCGAAGCGACGCGTGAGGAATCCGATGATCGACGGGCGGCCCTGCTGCTTGTTCCAGACGTCGACCCCGACGGCGAACAGGAGCACGAGGCCCTTGATCATGGAGACGACGTCGGCTCCGGCGCCCAGGAGGGCGAGGCCGTTGTTGAGGAACGCCATCACGAGACCACCGATGATCGACCCGATCACGGTTCCGATTCCACCGGAGACGGCTGCGCCACCGATGAAGACAGCGGCGATGGCATCCAGCTCCCAGCCGTTGCCGTCCTGCGGGCCGGAGGCCGTCGCCCTGGCGACGTAGATCATGCCGGCCAACGAGGCGAGCACGGACATGTTCATCATCACGAAGAAGTCGACCCAGCGGTCCTTCACACCCGACAGTCGCGCGGCCTGCCGGTTGCCGCCGACCGCGTAGATGTGGCGACCGAAGACGGTGTTGTTCGTGATGAACGAGTAGAGGATGACGAGGGCCAGCAGGATGATGCCCGAGATCGGGAAGCTGGTGCCCTCGCGCCCGGTGGCGAACAGCCAACCGGCGACGAGGATCACGACCGAGATGAGCACGACCTTGGTGACGCTCACCCAGAGCGGCGCCATGTCGGCGCCCATCTTGTGCTGGATGCGACGGGTGCGGATCTCCCAGAACACGATCCACGCGACGCCGGCGAGAGCGAGGAGCATGGTGAAGACGTTGAAGGGCACCGGGATGAACGACAGCTCGGGAAGGTATCCCGCGCCGATGACCTTGAAGCCCTGCGGCACCGGAATCGACAGCGAGTCGCCCACCGCCTGGTTCGCCCCTCGGAAGAACAGCATGCCGGCCAGCGTCACGATGAACGCCGGCACCCCGACGTAGGCGACCCAGAATCCCTGCCAGGCACCGACCAGCACGCCGACACCGAGACCGAGGAGGATGCCCAACGGCCAGGGGAGGTTCCAGTCCTGCATGGCCTTGGCCACGACGATGCCCGTGAACGCGGCGACGGATCCGACGGAGAGGTCGATGTGACCCATGATGATGACCATCACCATGCCGATGGCCAGGATCAGGATGTACGAGTACTGGTTGACGACGTTGATCAGGTTGCCGGAGGACAGCGTCAGTCCGGTGCCCTTGAAGATCCACGTCAGCACCTGGAAGACGACCAGGATCACGACCAGGCTGCCGAGGATGCCGAACTGACGGAGGGTCGACTGCCCTCCCCCGAACATCTTCGTGATGTCCTTGAAGTGGAAGCCGCGCTTCGTTGCGGTGGTGTCGGTGGTCATGCGGATGCTTTCTGGGTCGCGGAGGTCATGCTGCGCATGAGGTCCTCAGGTGTCGCCTGGTCGGCCGGGATGCAGTCGGTGACCCGACCTTCGAAGACGGTGTAGATGCGGTCGGAGATGCCGAGGAGTTCGGGGAGCTCGCTGGAGATGACGATGACGCCCTTGCCCTGAGCCGCGAGTTCGTTGATGATCGCGTAGATCTCGTACTTCGCACCGACGTCGATGCCACGCGTGGGCTCGTCGAGGATGAGCAGGTCGGGGTCGGTGAACATCCACTTCGCCAGCACGACCTTCTGCTGGTTCCCACCGGACAGCTTGCCGACACCCTCTTCGACGGAGGGCGTCTTGATGCGAAGCGCCTTGCGATAGCGCTCAGCCACCGAGAACTCCTCACGGGAGTCGACGACGCCGTTGTGCGCGATCTTCGAGAGCTTCGCCGCGACGATGGACCGCTTGATCGTGTCGAGCAGGTTGAGTCCGAGCACCTTGCGGTCCTCGCTGACGTACGCGAGCCCGTGCTTGATCGCCGAGGCGACGTCGTGCAGGGCGACCTCCTGGCCGTCCTTGATCAGGGTGCCGGAGAGGAAGGTGCCGTAGGAGCGCCCGAAGATGCTCATCGCGAACTCGGTGCGCCCCGCACCCATGAGACCGGCGATGCCGACGACCTCGCCGCGGCGCACGTTGATGTTCGAGCCCTTCACGACCATGCGCTCCGGCACGGTCGGGTGCTGCACCCACCAGTCCTTGACCTCGAAGAACACCTCGCCGATCTCGGGCGTGCGATCCGGGTACCGGCTCTCGAGCGAGCGGCCGACCATGCCGCGGATGATGCGGTCCTCGTTGATCTCGCCGCGGGAGATGTCGAGCGTCTCGACCGTGCGGCCGTCTCGGATGATCGTGATCTCGTCGGCGATCTGCTCGATCTCGTTGAGCTTGTGGCTGATCATGATCGACGCGATGCCCTTGGCCTTCAGCCCCAGGATCAGGTCGAGCAGGTGCTGCGAGTCGTTCTCGTTGAGGGCAGCGGTCGGCTCGTCGAGGATGAGCAGCTTGACGTCCTTGTTCAGCGCCTTGGCGATCTCGATGAGCTGCTGCTTGCCGACGCCGAGGGTCTTGATCGGCACGTCGGGGTCTTCGCTCAGCCCGACGCGGGCGAGGAGCTCGATGGCCCGCTCCTTCTGAGCCGTCCAGTCGATGCGTCCGCCGCGCTGGATCTCGTTGCCGAGGAAGATGTTCTCGGTGACCGAGAGTTCGGGGATGAGCGCGAGCTCCTGGTGGATGATCGCGATACCCGCCTGCTCGCTGGCCGCGATGTCCCTGAACCGCTGCTCCTCACCGTAGAGCAGGATCTCGCCGTCGTAGGTTCCGTAGGGGTAGACCCCGGACAGAACCTTCATCAGGGTCGACTTCCCGGCGCCGTTCTCCCCGCAGATCGCGTGGATCTCGCCGGCGCGGACGGTGATGGAGACGTCGGCCAACGCCTTGACCCCCGGGAACTCCTTGGTGATGCTGCGCATCTCCAAGATGGGGCCCGACACGGTAGGCAACGTTGCTGTGGTGCTCACGGATCTTCCTCGCGACGTGCGGTCACCTTCGATGTGACCGTTCACATCGGTATATCGTCGTCTTCCGTGGGACCGGTGTCAAGTCGGCACCGGCAATTCGAATCCGGACCGTGACACTGTTGCTGCCGGCGCCATCTCGATCCACCACGCGACGGCACGGATCGAAAGGATTCGATGAATTCGAGCGGCGCGCCAGCGCTGCACGGAACGCGTCAGCGGATCGCGGCGGACTCGCGCGCGCGCAGGATCGTCTGCAGCGGCCCGAACGTCGGCGGCTGCTCCCCCCGGATCTGCGCGAGCAGGATGCGCACTGCTCGACGACCGAGCTCGGGGAAGTCCTGGTGCACGGTGCTGAGCGTGGGAGCAACGTGCGCCGCGACCGGGATGTCGTCGAAGCCGATGACGCTCACATCGTGCGGCACCCGCACACCGGAATCACGGAAACCGTGCATCAGCCCGATCGCCATCAGATCGTTCGCGGCGAACACCGCAGTGAAGTCACGCCGGAGCGACAGCTCCTTGCCGGCGAAGTAACCGAAGTCGGCCGTCCAGTCGCCGCGGATCGGCGGGAACGTCGGCAGATCGGCCTCGCGCAGACCGTCGAGATAGCCGCGCATCCGCGACTCCGCCTCGATCCAGTCCTGGGGACCGGCCAGGTGCAGGATGTCGCTGTGACCGAGCGAGATCAGGTGCTCGGTCGCCGCTTTGGCACCCGCGACCTGATCGGCGGACAGGCTCACGCCATCGGAACCCGAAGCCGTCTGCAGGGTCACGAACGGCATGTCGACCGACATGCCGCGCAGCACATGGAACACCCGCACCTGCGGGGCGAGCACCACGATGCCGTCGGCCTGCTCACGCGACAGCTGCCGCACCGCATGGCCGATGGCCTCCGGCGTCGTGTCGGCGAGGTTCAGGGTCGAGACCGAATAGCCCTCCTCCCGCGCCGCATCCTCGATGCCGGCGATGGACGAGGTGGGTCCGAACTCGCCGATCGTCGCGGACAGGATCCCCAGCATGTTCGACTTGCTGGTGACCAGGGCGCGCGCGGCGAGGTTCGGCCGGTAGTCGAGGACCGAGATGGCATCGAGCACCTTGGCCTTCGTCTCGGGCCGGATGCTCGGATGATCGTTGAGCACGCGGGACACGGTCTGATGCGAGACACCGGCGAGGCGGGCGACGTCGCGGATGCTCGGCAGGCGGGCGCGCTCGGAGGCGGTGGACATCACTTGCCTCCTTGCGTGTGCACGGTCACATCCCCACTACATTATGTCGGTCGACGCCGGTGCGTGCACCTCTCGACGGCGGGACCGTCGCCGAACGGCTTGTGCCCGGGCACCGGAACGACCCCCCGGTTTCGTCGGGCGGCACCGGATCCGCTCCGGCCCGCATGGCATGGTGACGACGTGGACACTCTGCTGCGCGGCGGGCGCGTGATCGACCCGAAGACGGAGACCGACCGGATCACCGATCTGCTGATCGCGGGCGGGCGGGTGGCGGCGGTCGGCGACGGGCTCACGGCGCCACCCGATGGCGAGGTCGTCGATGCCGCCGGCCTCATCATCGGGCCGGGTTTCGTCGACCTGCACAGCCACGTGCACTCGATCGCGGGGCACCGGCTGCAGGCGATGGACGGTGTCACCACCGCCCTCGACCTCGAAGCAGGGCTCATGCCGATCGCCGAGGCTCTCGCGCGCGCCGCGGCCGACGGGCGCCCCCTGAACTACGGGTTCTCGGCCTCCTGGTCGCAGGCACGGGCATACGCGCACCTCGACCGGGTGCCCGTCGCCGACTTCACCGCGTCGATGGATCTGCTCGGCACGCCCGAGTGGCAGCGCTCCTCCTCCCCCGCGGAACGCCGCCGCTGGCTCGGTCTGCTCGAAGACGAGCTGGGGGCGGGGGCTCTCGGCATCGGCGTTCTCATGGGATACGCACCACGGTCCGATCCCGACGAATATCTCGACCTCGCACGTCTGGCCGCCGCAGCGCACGCCCCGACCTTCACGCACGTGCGGGAGCTGATCGAAGCCGACCCCCGCACGCCGATCGACGGCTCGGAAGAGCTCGTGCGCGCCGCTGCCGAGACCGGGGCCGCGATGCACCACTGCCATGTGAACAGCACCTCGCTGCGCCACGTCGACCGCGTGCTGGGCCTGCTCGACCGCAGCCGCGCCGCCGGATCCCGCGTCACCGTCGAGGCGTACCCCTACGGGGCCGGCAGCACGGCGATCGGCGCCTTCTTCCTGGCGCCGGAGAAGCTCCCAGGCCTCGGCATCACTCCACGGTCTCTCGTGCTCGTCGACACCGGCGAGCGCATCGCCGATGAGGCCCGCCTGCGCGAGGTACGCGCGACGGACCCCGGCGCCACCTGCATCGTCGCGTTCCTCGACGAGGGCGACCCGTTCGACCGCGCACACCTGCACCGCGCCCTGGCCTACCCGGATTCGATCGTGGCGAGCGATGCGATGCCGATCTCGTGGAACGCGAGCGGCGGACGCACCGTGTACGAACAGCGCGACTGGCCGCTCCCCGCGGGCGGCCACACTCATCCGCGCACCGCGGGCACCTTCGCGAAGTCGTTGCGGCTCATGGTTCTCGAGAGCGGCACGTGGAGCTGGCTCGAGGCCTTCCGCCGCTGCTCGTTCCTCCCCGCGCGGGTCCTGGACGAGGTCTCGTCCGGCGTGCGGGGCAAGGGACATCTGGCGGTCGGCGCGGATGCCGACATCGTGGTGATCGACCCGACGACGTTGACCGACAGGGCGAGCTACGCCGACCCGATCCGACCGTCGCGGGGCGTTCGGGAGCTCTACGTCCACGGCACTCGCGTCGTGCACGAAGGAGAGATCGTGACCGCAGCCCTACCGGGCCGCGCCGTACGAGGGGATGCCGCATGAACGACGACCTGCAGGAGTTCTTGGACGCCACCGCCGCAGACCTGGGCGTCCCCGGCGCGGTGGTCGGTGTGATCGACGGGGATCGGGAGCTCATCGCGACGACCGGCGTCGCCGCGGTCGATACCGGCGCCGCGGTGACGGAGAGCACCCTGTTCCAGGTCGGCTCGACCTCGAAGACCTTCACGGGAACCGTCGCGATGCACCTGGTCGAGAACGGCGCGCTCGACCTGGACACACGCGTGGTCGACGTGCTCCCCGACTTTCGTCTCGCCGACGGGGAGGCCCTCGCGGCGCTGCGCATCCGGCACCTCCTCACGCATTCCGGAGGGTTCCTGGGTGACGCGGATGATCGGCCAGGGTGGGATGACGACGCCCTCGCCCGCAACGTGGCCACCTTCTCCGATCTTCCGCAGTTCTTCGCGCCCGGTACCATCGCCTCGTACAGCAACGCCGGCATCCGGCTGCTGGGTCGCGTGATCGAGACGATCACGGATGAGACGTTCGAGCAGGCGGTGCAGCGCGTCGTCCTCGATCCGCTGGGCATGACGGAGACGTTCTTCTTCCCGTGGGACGTGATCGCTCGCCCCCATGCGGTGGGGCACGTCCCCGGCGAGAACGGAGCGATGGCGACCTTCCCGCACTGGCCCCTGACTCGCGACATCGCGGCCGAGGGCGGCATCGTGTCGTCGGTGCGCGATCAGCTCGCCTACGCCCGTTTCCAGATGCGCGGCGAGTCCGAGGGCACGCCACCCGTGGGCGACGCGACCCGGCTCCTGATGCAGCAGCCCCACCTCGCCGCCGGTCCGCCCATCGACGCGATCGGTCTGCCCTGGCTGCTCAGCCGACACGGTTCGGCTCGCGTCGTGATGCATGGGGGGAACATCTCCGACACGCAGCTGAGCGAGTTCGTGATGGCTCCGGAGGAAGACCTGGCCGTCACCGTGCTGACCAACAGCGGCAGCGGCAAGGCACTCGGGGCGCAGCTCGTCGACTGGTGCTTCGCACGGCTTCGCGGCATCGAGAAGCCCCCCGAGACGGCGGAGCTGCACGCGGTGGAGCTGCTCGAGGAGATGGTCGGCACCTACGACGCCGGGCAGTGGCGCTACGACGTCACCCGTGTCGGCGATGCGCTCGAGTTCGCGATGGTGCTGCGTGAGGACATCGCCGCCCTCGGTATCCCGGCCCGCCCGCCGCTGCGGCT from Microbacterium sp. SY138 includes:
- a CDS encoding amidohydrolase family protein, with translation MDTLLRGGRVIDPKTETDRITDLLIAGGRVAAVGDGLTAPPDGEVVDAAGLIIGPGFVDLHSHVHSIAGHRLQAMDGVTTALDLEAGLMPIAEALARAAADGRPLNYGFSASWSQARAYAHLDRVPVADFTASMDLLGTPEWQRSSSPAERRRWLGLLEDELGAGALGIGVLMGYAPRSDPDEYLDLARLAAAAHAPTFTHVRELIEADPRTPIDGSEELVRAAAETGAAMHHCHVNSTSLRHVDRVLGLLDRSRAAGSRVTVEAYPYGAGSTAIGAFFLAPEKLPGLGITPRSLVLVDTGERIADEARLREVRATDPGATCIVAFLDEGDPFDRAHLHRALAYPDSIVASDAMPISWNASGGRTVYEQRDWPLPAGGHTHPRTAGTFAKSLRLMVLESGTWSWLEAFRRCSFLPARVLDEVSSGVRGKGHLAVGADADIVVIDPTTLTDRASYADPIRPSRGVRELYVHGTRVVHEGEIVTAALPGRAVRGDAA
- a CDS encoding serine hydrolase domain-containing protein, with amino-acid sequence MNDDLQEFLDATAADLGVPGAVVGVIDGDRELIATTGVAAVDTGAAVTESTLFQVGSTSKTFTGTVAMHLVENGALDLDTRVVDVLPDFRLADGEALAALRIRHLLTHSGGFLGDADDRPGWDDDALARNVATFSDLPQFFAPGTIASYSNAGIRLLGRVIETITDETFEQAVQRVVLDPLGMTETFFFPWDVIARPHAVGHVPGENGAMATFPHWPLTRDIAAEGGIVSSVRDQLAYARFQMRGESEGTPPVGDATRLLMQQPHLAAGPPIDAIGLPWLLSRHGSARVVMHGGNISDTQLSEFVMAPEEDLAVTVLTNSGSGKALGAQLVDWCFARLRGIEKPPETAELHAVELLEEMVGTYDAGQWRYDVTRVGDALEFAMVLREDIAALGIPARPPLRLRVRADGALITDADQPVGRVLDAAEGGPELLHVGMRAVRRR